One stretch of Acidobacteriota bacterium DNA includes these proteins:
- a CDS encoding GWxTD domain-containing protein — MQHYRVKLSFGFSPITHPFHLIRFLAVLFIFTGLCFPHQESIAPGIVDYEKWLEEEVVHIITPREKKTFLQLKTDQDKMLFIKSFWKHRDPSPHTEKNEYKEEHYRRVIHANKQFGYGSSLPGCKTDRGKIFILLGPPHDVQSFEAYSSIRPTIVWFYQGMNETGLPDAFSIIFFKAHHVGEFKIYSPTLDGPQALLSSGSFLGTDSRSAFQTLLRVAPSLARISTSLIPGQTLDMESSPLASDSLLANINSLPLNRVNDEYAEKFLVYKDIIDVEYSANYFHNDSLVRVFRSPVGFYFVHYAVELDYHEPSDQDNSISPELIINGNITNQDGRSIYQYESSVPLMPGENLPNSDERTRISYQDMFPLIEGRYHFSLILRNEITKGFTSLERELEIPWTSMGRLSDLILCHNVNMDTPVNESRAFQIGNMQLFISAQPVFSPQQEIFFFFQINNSKEDPEIVHSYQWTLLRENVEVEKKRKEYIDVDHEYGIVEKIPREQLFPGHYLLGVTLYDKDGNEICSKKKEFQVSFRNVPRPTIYSTSFPPFDNAIYAALLGNQYLAQGELKEAEPLLQQAYIKDSSSLINALPYGRLLMNQKKYSEVLEVLSPFMQENVQDVLDLVARAHHVLGHFDKAIALYREYLNRFGQNSVVLALLGDCYSRTGNLKEAIKALEISLSIDPTQEKVKRLLESIKNDR; from the coding sequence ATGCAACATTATCGAGTCAAACTATCTTTCGGTTTCTCTCCTATTACACATCCCTTTCATTTGATTCGCTTTTTAGCCGTATTATTCATATTCACAGGCCTTTGTTTTCCCCATCAGGAAAGCATTGCACCGGGTATCGTTGATTATGAGAAATGGCTTGAGGAAGAAGTCGTTCATATTATCACTCCTAGAGAGAAAAAGACATTTCTTCAACTTAAGACTGATCAAGATAAAATGCTGTTTATCAAATCGTTCTGGAAACATAGAGATCCTTCTCCTCATACGGAGAAGAATGAATACAAGGAGGAACATTACAGGCGCGTCATTCACGCCAATAAGCAGTTCGGTTATGGAAGCTCTCTGCCTGGATGTAAAACCGATCGAGGGAAAATCTTTATCCTTTTAGGCCCGCCCCATGACGTTCAATCATTTGAGGCGTACTCATCGATCCGTCCCACCATAGTTTGGTTCTATCAAGGCATGAATGAGACAGGGCTTCCCGATGCATTTTCAATAATCTTTTTCAAGGCACATCATGTGGGTGAATTTAAAATCTATAGCCCCACACTTGATGGCCCTCAAGCTTTGCTTTCATCCGGAAGCTTTTTGGGAACGGATTCGCGTTCGGCCTTTCAGACACTCCTAAGGGTTGCCCCAAGTCTAGCCAGGATTTCGACTTCATTAATACCCGGCCAAACACTTGATATGGAATCATCTCCATTGGCATCCGATAGTCTTTTAGCCAATATCAACAGCCTTCCATTAAACAGGGTTAACGATGAGTATGCAGAAAAGTTTCTTGTTTATAAAGACATCATTGATGTCGAATATTCCGCGAACTATTTTCATAATGATTCCTTAGTGCGGGTATTTCGGTCACCCGTCGGTTTTTATTTTGTTCATTATGCCGTGGAATTGGATTATCATGAGCCATCTGATCAGGATAATTCGATTTCACCGGAATTGATTATCAACGGAAATATTACGAACCAGGATGGACGTAGTATTTATCAATATGAAAGCTCTGTCCCTCTCATGCCCGGAGAAAATCTGCCTAATTCTGACGAGAGGACCAGGATCAGCTATCAAGATATGTTTCCCTTAATTGAGGGCAGATATCATTTTTCACTCATCCTCCGAAATGAGATCACCAAAGGATTCACATCGCTGGAAAGAGAGCTGGAAATACCTTGGACTTCTATGGGAAGACTGAGTGATTTGATTTTATGTCACAATGTCAATATGGACACTCCTGTGAACGAAAGCCGGGCATTTCAAATAGGCAACATGCAATTATTTATCTCGGCTCAACCTGTTTTTTCTCCTCAGCAGGAAATATTTTTCTTTTTTCAGATCAATAATTCCAAAGAAGACCCTGAAATTGTTCACTCATACCAATGGACTTTGTTAAGAGAGAATGTGGAAGTTGAGAAAAAAAGAAAAGAATATATCGATGTCGACCATGAATATGGAATTGTTGAAAAAATTCCGAGAGAGCAGCTTTTTCCAGGCCATTATTTATTGGGAGTCACATTGTATGACAAAGATGGAAATGAGATCTGTTCAAAAAAGAAAGAGTTTCAGGTTTCATTTCGAAATGTTCCCAGGCCGACCATTTATTCAACATCATTTCCTCCTTTTGATAATGCCATTTATGCGGCTCTGCTTGGAAATCAATACTTGGCGCAAGGAGAACTAAAAGAAGCCGAGCCTCTCCTGCAACAGGCATATATAAAAGATTCTTCATCCTTGATCAATGCTCTTCCTTATGGGCGGCTCTTGATGAACCAAAAAAAATATTCCGAGGTTCTTGAGGTCCTGTCGCCATTTATGCAGGAAAATGTTCAGGATGTATTGGATCTTGTTGCCAGAGCCCATCACGTCCTCGGACACTTTGATAAAGCCATCGCTCTTTATCGTGAGTATTTAAATAGGTTTGGACAGAATTCTGTCGTGTTGGCTTTGTTGGGGGATTGTTACTCTAGAACCGGCAACCTTAAGGAAGCAATTAAAGCGTTGGAAATTTCCCTATCCATAGACCCAACACAAGAAAAAGTCAAGAGGCTTCTCGAGTCCATTAAAAACGATCGATGA
- a CDS encoding prolyl oligopeptidase family serine peptidase, translated as MSKKIFPLILVFVSVLSLSIHAVSAEIPIENWLTTGIKISPPPLDKNEFSLAEHLFINLDTLWAEEGMDFAWSPKEITSFQKTRAPKGNLDLKKSEGCWLILAVTYIDVPRWQKSTLVINGVSPFRVFFDGEFVGGEKRINLTLTRGLHRLVVVYRKDIPVSDFKIGLEIDNAFLSTPPIFSTDPTHPLSLIEALTLPQLRDVKLSWDGSLAAVLDSNGNLEIRNVPGGSIFRSLALPGKPISFAWATTNAQLAVSVSTEQDLFDLWIVDLENEKTFKSLSGIKGLSQITWMPGNRFLTYVTSEPSKNDKPYDLVDNFFDRWKGWKSRVSLWMASIETGTRHMISGGLNPYGWCKDAVVSPDGNKVVFIRETPIASYPYSKQEMHLVDLLNKELKIVSTINTAMVQQLTWSPDSRYLAAVAPYYEIPRTASDNIHSRWHQGIKVWDIHTANDRYILKPEFTPSVNSLWWNRKDNCLYFIALDRTVHRLYKFSENLDGFSEISLPFVNIQAIFGAFDSHNVLLKVGELSRPSRLVSYHLGTGEISEYWDKGRTFLKNVTLARHEFFSFENRTGTKLDGWIYLPPGFDSQKKYPTIISYYGGVVPQSQSMEGGQFGVINHWLAANGYVVFTLTPRGTWGYGQEFADAHLDEWGTVSGPDIIDGVQALMAAKPYIDSARIGGFGHSYGGFEGLSLATQTDLFSTIIATGVISNTLNYSFIVLGQPNYGEIVLPGVYPWNRKDVYVDRSPVFNADKVTTPILLMQGTDDPWCQLTESDQMYSALKVQGKDVVQIRWLGEGHGLSSFSNRMLNEKIRLEWFDKYLRGEPESWEERLK; from the coding sequence ATGTCAAAAAAAATTTTCCCCCTTATTCTTGTCTTTGTGTCAGTTCTTTCGCTCTCAATTCATGCCGTTTCAGCTGAAATTCCCATTGAGAATTGGCTTACAACGGGAATAAAAATATCCCCACCCCCTTTAGACAAAAATGAATTCAGTCTTGCAGAACATCTCTTCATCAATTTGGATACACTTTGGGCTGAAGAAGGCATGGATTTCGCTTGGAGTCCAAAAGAGATAACTTCTTTTCAAAAGACACGGGCTCCAAAAGGCAATCTGGATTTAAAAAAGAGCGAGGGCTGTTGGCTCATTCTTGCTGTCACTTATATTGATGTGCCTCGTTGGCAAAAATCGACACTCGTCATTAATGGGGTATCTCCGTTTAGGGTTTTTTTTGATGGTGAATTCGTAGGTGGAGAAAAGCGAATCAATCTCACATTAACCCGCGGTCTTCATCGTCTGGTTGTCGTTTATCGGAAGGATATTCCGGTTTCCGATTTCAAAATCGGTCTAGAAATTGATAACGCCTTTTTATCGACACCTCCAATATTTTCGACGGATCCAACACACCCTCTTTCTCTTATTGAAGCCTTAACTCTTCCTCAGCTTCGAGATGTGAAGCTTTCGTGGGACGGATCTTTGGCAGCCGTATTGGATTCAAACGGGAATTTAGAAATACGCAATGTCCCAGGTGGCAGTATATTCAGATCGTTAGCGCTCCCTGGAAAACCAATTTCGTTCGCTTGGGCAACAACGAATGCGCAATTGGCCGTATCCGTATCAACGGAACAAGATCTCTTCGACTTATGGATTGTTGACCTCGAGAATGAAAAGACATTCAAATCACTCTCAGGAATTAAGGGGCTTTCCCAAATCACTTGGATGCCGGGCAACCGGTTTTTGACTTATGTCACCTCCGAACCCTCCAAAAACGATAAGCCCTATGATTTGGTTGACAATTTCTTTGACCGCTGGAAAGGTTGGAAATCCCGAGTGTCTCTATGGATGGCCTCGATAGAAACCGGAACAAGACATATGATCAGTGGAGGCCTCAATCCGTATGGTTGGTGCAAGGATGCGGTTGTCTCACCGGATGGAAATAAAGTCGTTTTTATCCGTGAGACACCCATTGCCAGTTATCCCTATAGTAAGCAGGAAATGCATCTTGTCGATTTATTAAACAAGGAACTTAAGATCGTTTCAACTATCAACACTGCAATGGTTCAACAATTGACATGGAGCCCTGATTCTCGATATCTGGCCGCGGTAGCTCCATATTATGAGATTCCAAGAACGGCAAGTGACAACATCCACAGCAGATGGCACCAGGGTATTAAAGTCTGGGATATCCATACGGCCAATGATCGATATATTCTAAAGCCCGAGTTCACGCCGTCCGTTAATTCTCTTTGGTGGAATCGAAAAGATAATTGTCTATATTTCATTGCCCTTGATCGGACTGTTCATCGACTGTACAAATTCTCGGAAAATCTAGATGGTTTTTCTGAGATATCCCTCCCATTTGTTAATATTCAAGCAATTTTTGGGGCATTTGACAGCCACAATGTCCTGCTCAAGGTGGGCGAATTATCACGACCTTCCCGGCTTGTTTCTTATCATCTCGGGACTGGTGAAATTTCAGAATACTGGGACAAAGGCAGGACATTTCTCAAGAATGTAACACTGGCAAGACATGAATTCTTCTCATTTGAGAACAGGACCGGAACCAAGCTTGATGGGTGGATCTATCTGCCCCCTGGTTTCGATAGCCAAAAAAAATATCCGACAATCATTTCCTATTACGGGGGCGTTGTCCCTCAAAGCCAGAGTATGGAAGGCGGCCAGTTTGGCGTAATCAACCATTGGTTGGCCGCAAATGGGTATGTTGTTTTTACGCTCACTCCGAGAGGGACTTGGGGATACGGTCAGGAATTTGCAGACGCTCATCTTGACGAGTGGGGGACGGTATCGGGACCTGATATTATCGATGGCGTCCAGGCCTTAATGGCGGCCAAGCCTTATATTGATTCCGCCAGAATCGGAGGTTTTGGACACAGCTATGGCGGATTCGAGGGTCTCTCCTTAGCCACCCAAACCGATTTATTCTCAACAATCATTGCCACGGGCGTTATCAGCAACACATTGAATTACTCTTTTATTGTTCTGGGACAACCCAACTACGGGGAAATCGTACTTCCCGGTGTGTATCCGTGGAATCGGAAAGATGTTTATGTGGATCGTTCCCCGGTTTTCAATGCCGACAAAGTGACAACCCCCATTCTTCTTATGCAGGGAACGGACGATCCCTGGTGTCAACTGACCGAATCCGATCAGATGTATTCGGCATTGAAAGTCCAGGGTAAAGATGTCGTCCAGATTCGTTGGCTGGGTGAAGGACATGGTCTGTCCTCATTCTCCAACAGGATGCTTAACGAAAAAATCAGGTTAGAATGGTTCGATAAGTACCTACGAGGAGAACCTGAAAGCTGGGAGGAAAGACTCAAATAG
- a CDS encoding carboxypeptidase regulatory-like domain-containing protein: protein MRSNGFFRVLSFFTFLVLVSFSFLVAQVITADIAGTITDKEGAPLPGVTVTLQNVDTGFSRSVQSGTDGRYSFRSIPTQGRYTIQAELPGFNTHLLTGLTFRPNEAYTTNIVMDVSEIAETITVEAEIPIVDTKRATVQQAITEELIETLPVLGRNYIQLTHLAPGVTGSDYWPTTSGQHYWAMNYIVDGGSNFSKWRSAARTFYSGYSMETIKEIQLMTNQFSVEFGEGMSAINSAVTKSGTNVVGGSIYLYERPGKWDSVDFLTKTKAPFDQQQIGFTLGGPLKKDRTHFFLSYEYRRQRSFNTVTAPQFFGQTVPNDQDQHMAFLKIDHQLSQKDYLSLRYSNDIFDWRNEYGGLNIPGEGDTYVTYVHTGNVGWVKTISENSVNELRFQVASYYDLRKALTSFPGQPSEQRTAWATTGGSSFYGDGFGVTPELTWELFEKYTFARKNHFFKFGGFFKYISAEQIMNPYPYGLYYFAGSPDQYPNPFLYIQGFALDPSLNTVNSKDFVGALFFEDEWSVNNNLALTLGLRWDIEKIWNVKGYNAPVDWKKIQPRMGAAFDIFGNGKSVLRAGFGTFSQQHLSYHFTRGAFFGPEGLVYLTLSPTDQLFPTYPNSLPSFPPGATLPPRDIWEIDENLKNPYSVQATIGYQQEILPRLSVGIDAVYMTVIDGFSVLDINAPESTTEARTRTEADATRPTTPVPNGFRTIQRLGNESRSWYSALNFKLERRDINYSFLLTYTYSKTSDMLNPWSLPQDSRNIEDDKGPGAQHRPHLLKLAFFVRSPSKNIILKDWQFSGIAQAYSGIPYTETYGIDLYGTGLTNARPYGRNNLRGEPYYNLDLSISRKLKITQVNAEIKLDVFNVFNIENYTSYYGARTAGVRFMQPAATAPARRFQIGFVLRF, encoded by the coding sequence ATGAGGTCAAACGGATTTTTTAGAGTTCTTTCATTCTTCACTTTTCTAGTTCTTGTGTCTTTCTCTTTTCTTGTTGCTCAAGTCATTACAGCCGACATTGCGGGTACAATCACTGATAAAGAGGGTGCACCATTGCCGGGAGTGACTGTTACCCTTCAGAATGTTGATACTGGTTTTTCCCGAAGCGTCCAATCCGGAACAGATGGAAGATATTCTTTCAGGAGTATCCCAACGCAGGGTCGTTACACAATTCAAGCCGAACTGCCTGGATTCAACACTCATCTTCTTACCGGGCTGACTTTTCGACCCAACGAAGCTTACACCACCAATATTGTGATGGACGTCAGCGAAATTGCTGAAACAATCACCGTTGAAGCTGAAATTCCAATTGTTGATACAAAACGCGCAACCGTTCAACAAGCCATCACGGAAGAGCTGATCGAAACTCTTCCTGTCTTAGGCAGAAACTATATCCAATTGACTCACTTGGCGCCGGGTGTTACCGGTTCCGATTATTGGCCTACCACTTCCGGTCAACATTATTGGGCAATGAATTATATTGTCGATGGCGGTAGTAATTTTTCGAAGTGGAGAAGCGCCGCCCGTACTTTTTATTCCGGCTACAGTATGGAGACCATCAAAGAAATCCAGCTCATGACCAACCAATTCTCAGTGGAGTTTGGCGAAGGCATGAGCGCTATTAATAGTGCTGTAACCAAATCGGGGACAAATGTTGTTGGAGGTTCGATCTATTTATATGAACGTCCCGGGAAATGGGATTCGGTGGATTTCCTGACAAAAACAAAGGCGCCCTTCGATCAACAGCAGATAGGTTTCACTCTTGGTGGCCCTCTTAAAAAAGACCGAACACATTTCTTCCTAAGTTACGAATACCGTCGCCAGCGGAGTTTTAACACGGTGACTGCTCCTCAGTTTTTCGGGCAAACCGTCCCAAACGACCAAGACCAACACATGGCATTTTTAAAAATTGACCATCAGTTGTCACAAAAAGATTATCTCTCCCTGAGATACAGCAATGATATTTTTGACTGGAGGAATGAATATGGAGGGCTGAATATCCCCGGGGAAGGCGACACCTATGTCACTTATGTCCATACAGGAAACGTGGGTTGGGTTAAGACCATATCGGAGAACTCCGTTAACGAACTTCGTTTTCAAGTTGCCAGCTATTATGATCTTCGTAAAGCCCTTACCAGCTTTCCGGGGCAACCCTCTGAGCAGAGAACGGCATGGGCCACGACAGGAGGCTCTTCTTTTTACGGAGACGGATTTGGCGTTACACCGGAATTGACTTGGGAGCTTTTTGAGAAATATACATTTGCTAGGAAAAATCATTTCTTCAAGTTCGGAGGATTCTTCAAATATATTTCCGCAGAACAGATTATGAATCCTTATCCTTACGGACTCTATTACTTCGCCGGCTCACCTGACCAATACCCAAACCCGTTTCTATATATTCAGGGGTTTGCTCTCGATCCCAGTCTTAACACGGTCAACTCCAAGGACTTTGTCGGGGCCCTATTTTTTGAAGATGAGTGGTCTGTCAATAATAACCTTGCTTTGACACTCGGATTAAGGTGGGATATCGAGAAAATTTGGAATGTCAAGGGATACAATGCTCCAGTTGATTGGAAAAAAATCCAGCCCAGGATGGGTGCCGCATTTGATATATTTGGGAATGGGAAATCCGTATTGAGGGCCGGGTTCGGCACTTTTTCCCAGCAGCATCTTAGTTACCATTTCACTCGAGGCGCATTTTTCGGTCCTGAAGGCCTTGTATACCTGACACTTTCACCGACAGATCAATTGTTCCCCACATACCCGAACAGCCTTCCGAGCTTTCCTCCCGGAGCCACACTTCCTCCTAGAGATATTTGGGAGATTGATGAAAATTTGAAAAACCCATACAGCGTCCAGGCGACAATTGGATACCAACAGGAAATACTTCCGAGATTGAGCGTAGGCATTGATGCTGTCTACATGACAGTCATAGATGGGTTCAGTGTCCTGGATATCAATGCCCCTGAATCAACCACCGAGGCTAGAACAAGAACAGAAGCAGATGCCACAAGACCGACAACACCTGTGCCCAATGGATTCCGGACTATTCAGCGATTGGGGAATGAGAGTCGCAGCTGGTATAGTGCTTTAAACTTTAAATTGGAAAGACGGGACATCAATTACTCATTTCTTCTGACCTACACATATTCCAAAACATCGGACATGTTGAATCCCTGGAGTCTGCCTCAGGACAGCCGGAATATCGAGGATGATAAAGGTCCCGGAGCCCAGCATCGACCCCATCTCCTTAAACTGGCATTTTTTGTTAGATCTCCTTCCAAAAACATAATTCTTAAAGATTGGCAGTTCTCCGGAATTGCCCAAGCGTACTCAGGCATTCCGTACACAGAAACCTACGGTATCGATCTATATGGAACGGGACTTACGAATGCCAGGCCTTACGGCAGGAATAATCTTCGCGGCGAACCATACTACAACCTTGACCTTAGCATTAGCCGCAAGTTGAAGATTACGCAAGTCAATGCTGAAATCAAGCTCGACGTTTTCAATGTGTTTAACATTGAAAACTATACGTCTTACTACGGAGCGAGAACGGCAGGAGTAAGATTCATGCAACCCGCCGCCACCGCACCTGCTAGAAGATTCCAAATCGGCTTCGTTCTTCGATTCTGA
- a CDS encoding GntR family transcriptional regulator — protein sequence MIKWLIDKKSKIPLYLQLKDLIKYYLSTGKIINNQQLPAIKDLAKELQINLNTVRKAYKDLELEGLISMKRGVGSIITNLNKRPDLSVKDILDPDPKESLLRLMRQLLKKGMTINDVDGLFSQCLREISSSQSKDYIIFTECNKSQTIDISDQLKNYLQIDVHPVDLEELEAFLDRQNQSIGTLLAIVTTGFHLNEVYRAIGVRPISVYMLVTNMSPSTRQSLEKSCKNNSFGFICRDYDSMIFLPDVIRAEIGYPIDLTSCVFSDKNTLFSILNRVDIILATPPVFEEVQRMAPSNKPVYNILDRIDPISLVHLKDNLFFAPLNK from the coding sequence ATGATCAAATGGTTAATTGATAAAAAAAGTAAAATTCCTTTGTATCTTCAGCTCAAAGATCTCATTAAATACTATTTATCAACAGGAAAAATTATTAACAACCAACAACTTCCAGCTATAAAAGATTTGGCAAAAGAACTTCAAATCAATCTCAACACGGTTCGAAAGGCCTATAAAGATCTTGAGTTGGAAGGACTTATATCGATGAAGCGTGGAGTCGGTTCTATTATTACCAATTTGAATAAGAGGCCTGATCTCTCCGTGAAAGACATCTTAGATCCAGATCCCAAAGAATCGCTCCTTAGACTAATGAGGCAGCTATTAAAAAAAGGGATGACCATAAACGATGTGGACGGCCTATTTTCCCAGTGCTTGAGAGAAATATCTTCGAGCCAGAGCAAAGATTATATCATTTTCACTGAATGCAATAAGTCCCAGACTATTGATATATCCGATCAACTAAAAAATTATCTCCAAATCGATGTTCACCCTGTTGATCTTGAAGAATTAGAGGCTTTCCTTGACAGACAAAATCAGTCAATTGGGACATTGTTGGCTATCGTCACAACCGGTTTCCATCTGAATGAAGTTTATAGGGCTATTGGAGTCCGTCCCATTTCGGTATACATGTTAGTTACAAATATGTCGCCCAGTACCAGGCAATCTCTGGAAAAGTCTTGTAAAAACAACAGTTTTGGTTTCATATGTCGAGATTATGACTCTATGATTTTTCTTCCAGATGTCATACGGGCAGAAATTGGGTATCCTATTGATTTAACCAGTTGTGTTTTTTCGGATAAAAATACATTGTTCTCAATTCTTAATAGGGTTGATATCATTTTGGCAACGCCGCCTGTATTCGAGGAAGTCCAACGCATGGCTCCATCAAATAAGCCGGTTTACAATATATTAGATAGAATCGACCCCATTTCGCTTGTACATCTTAAAGATAATCTATTCTTTGCACCATTGAACAAATAG
- a CDS encoding sialidase family protein, translating to MEKYAGCIPFQLSSRGRKGSGFLSKIWQIVTIAFIFVLCLIIGGVNKTEATQKSIENPTVVVGPNIRASANVITGSRNECWIAASLTSPDFLVGVAQTASSVESPGMTGRACAVMISRNGGQTWREVVLQNAGPGDFDPMVVAGPKGEMYVMYSYIGRGTSRDSETSIGSGQRQEGVIKVWVTTDEGRSWRGPTEIMCPLQPDHPRMAVDLSEGPNRGRIYIAWNEVSDTIVKERYHIFLNYSDDCAKTFSEPILLEVDHGGKLVTTEPIVLSDGTVLVTYYQYFWPLADPKNDEQPLYLIRSTDGAKTFDKPKLITRIGSSSFRHLRRDFGSAFTLPIITADTSPQSRFRDRIYIVWDDTKTGESNIWFMMSTDKGHTWSEPLRINDNKKAETGPVDFRMTPVVHVNKDGVIGIAWYDRREDPARQCWKYYFTTSLDGGLNFLPNLAVSSAPSCPDSQIPPTMNIWNISPEFEDTLPTNDDLKKMSRTEQRRYEEVLAIEKAWREANKSLDSARIMVNFNRGRSVWSGHYTGLTSDISGSFHAFWADRRAKLQQIYSARVEVMPNRPSPPPETREVLVTEFVQLIATAGKLEDSKNTSAFEVQLRNVSDKVIYGPLKVRITKLWPSMKENIEEEDRASSSVIVLNADSGGEGVGATWDFSEQLGGQGRLDPKCISEAKTILIRTSFEAGLDGTLEFEVIGRLPIKRKLP from the coding sequence ATGGAAAAATATGCTGGCTGTATTCCTTTTCAATTATCATCCAGAGGAAGAAAAGGTTCAGGGTTTTTATCAAAGATTTGGCAGATTGTCACAATCGCCTTTATTTTCGTTTTATGTCTCATAATTGGGGGTGTCAATAAAACCGAAGCGACTCAAAAATCCATTGAAAATCCCACGGTAGTCGTTGGACCCAATATTCGGGCGTCGGCCAATGTCATAACCGGATCCAGGAATGAGTGCTGGATTGCCGCCAGTCTCACATCCCCGGATTTTCTCGTTGGAGTTGCGCAGACAGCTTCTTCAGTGGAGAGTCCGGGCATGACGGGACGGGCATGCGCAGTGATGATTTCTCGCAATGGTGGACAAACATGGCGAGAAGTCGTTCTTCAGAATGCCGGGCCGGGAGATTTTGATCCAATGGTTGTCGCTGGGCCCAAAGGCGAGATGTATGTCATGTACTCATACATTGGTAGAGGAACAAGCAGGGATTCGGAAACGTCAATCGGGTCCGGCCAGAGGCAGGAAGGGGTTATCAAAGTGTGGGTTACAACTGACGAAGGACGGAGCTGGAGAGGCCCGACAGAAATTATGTGTCCGCTTCAGCCCGATCACCCACGTATGGCGGTGGACCTGAGTGAGGGGCCAAACCGAGGACGGATTTATATTGCATGGAATGAAGTTTCTGATACGATTGTCAAAGAACGATATCACATTTTTCTTAATTACTCCGACGATTGTGCGAAGACATTCAGTGAACCTATTCTTTTGGAAGTCGATCATGGCGGCAAACTTGTAACGACTGAACCCATAGTTTTATCAGACGGCACTGTTTTAGTGACATACTATCAATACTTCTGGCCGCTTGCTGACCCCAAAAATGATGAGCAACCATTGTATTTAATTAGATCAACAGATGGAGCCAAGACATTTGACAAGCCGAAATTAATCACGCGAATTGGTTCGTCATCTTTTAGGCATCTCAGGAGAGATTTTGGTAGTGCATTCACTCTTCCCATTATTACCGCTGATACATCGCCACAAAGCCGTTTCCGTGATCGAATCTATATTGTATGGGACGATACAAAGACAGGGGAGTCAAATATATGGTTTATGATGTCCACAGATAAGGGACACACATGGTCAGAGCCGTTAAGAATAAATGACAATAAGAAAGCTGAGACTGGGCCAGTCGACTTTCGTATGACTCCTGTTGTTCATGTGAATAAGGATGGAGTGATTGGAATCGCGTGGTACGATCGAAGGGAAGATCCCGCTCGTCAATGCTGGAAATATTATTTCACCACCTCTCTTGATGGAGGATTGAATTTCTTGCCCAATTTGGCCGTCTCCTCAGCTCCTTCATGTCCGGATTCTCAGATTCCCCCCACTATGAATATTTGGAACATCAGTCCTGAGTTTGAAGATACCCTTCCGACGAATGATGATCTAAAGAAGATGTCCCGAACAGAGCAACGTAGATACGAAGAAGTTCTGGCAATTGAAAAGGCTTGGCGTGAAGCCAACAAGAGTCTCGATTCCGCCAGAATCATGGTTAATTTTAATCGTGGTCGTTCTGTATGGTCAGGTCATTACACAGGACTGACATCGGATATTTCAGGATCTTTTCATGCTTTTTGGGCAGACCGAAGAGCCAAACTCCAACAAATTTATTCCGCACGTGTTGAAGTGATGCCCAATCGTCCTTCTCCCCCGCCGGAAACCAGAGAGGTTTTAGTCACGGAATTCGTCCAACTGATTGCCACAGCCGGCAAATTAGAGGATTCCAAGAACACCAGTGCCTTTGAGGTGCAACTTCGAAATGTATCTGATAAAGTCATCTATGGCCCGCTGAAAGTCAGAATTACCAAATTATGGCCCTCGATGAAAGAAAATATCGAAGAGGAAGACAGGGCCTCTTCGTCTGTGATCGTGCTCAATGCGGATTCTGGAGGTGAGGGGGTCGGAGCAACATGGGATTTCTCTGAACAGCTGGGTGGTCAAGGTCGTCTTGATCCGAAATGCATCAGTGAAGCTAAGACTATTCTTATCAGGACCAGCTTTGAAGCTGGATTGGACGGCACACTTGAGTTCGAGGTGATTGGCAGGCTGCCAATAAAGAGGAAGCTGCCCTAG
- a CDS encoding AAA family ATPase, which translates to MSLSCAVRDRAARRVRLDGNQFETLACVLDNDVVLVRGGAGTGKTLLARELALREAGAGRSVLLLTYTEALGFELAAELEGRGIAVRPVARFALDRLRRRGFNEGQDFGRDEWKIADEHRRQPGLRSAEDGCWEAGAGEG; encoded by the coding sequence ATGAGCCTGTCCTGCGCCGTCAGGGACCGCGCGGCCCGGCGCGTCCGCCTCGACGGGAACCAGTTCGAGACGCTGGCCTGCGTCCTCGACAACGACGTCGTCCTCGTCCGCGGCGGGGCGGGCACGGGCAAGACGCTCCTGGCCCGGGAACTCGCCCTCCGCGAAGCCGGCGCGGGGCGCAGCGTCCTCCTGCTGACGTACACGGAGGCGCTGGGCTTCGAGCTGGCCGCCGAACTCGAGGGGCGGGGGATCGCCGTCCGGCCCGTCGCGAGATTCGCCCTCGACAGGCTGCGGCGGAGAGGATTTAATGAGGGCCAGGACTTCGGCCGGGACGAGTGGAAGATCGCGGATGAACATCGCCGTCAGCCGGGCCTTCGGAGCGCTGAGGATGGTTGTTGGGAGGCGGGAGCTGGAGAGGGATGA